The Gemmatimonadaceae bacterium genomic sequence CGGAGCGCCGGTTCTGCCAGCCGCCCAGTGACGAACAGCACGCGGGTGGGTGTGACCGCTCGGTCGCTCACGGCGTTAGGCGGCTACTTGGGATCGCCGCCGCGCACGAACTTGTTGGGTGTCCCCTCGAGCGGTGATCCCGACGGTCGCCAGAGCGAGCACTCCTCGATGCGTTTCGCGAGCGCGAAGTCCTTGTCGGTGATGCCGCCCGCGCTGTGCGTCTTGAGCTTGACCCACACCTTGGCCCACGTGACGGAGAGATCCGGGTGGTGGTATGCGGCCTCGGCGACGTAGCCGATGGCGTTGACGAGCATGAGGGTGGTCGGCCAGCCGTCGGTCTTGTACTGGCGGCGGATCCATCCGTCTTCGTAGTACCATCCCGGAAGATCGCGGAGCTTCTCGGCGATCTGGTCATCGGTGTAGGTGGTGTCTTTCGCGACCATTGTCGTGCTCCTTGCCGATTGAACGAGCCGCCACCGCGGCGTGTGGTCTGCCTAACTGAAAGCCGAGCTACATCACGGCGCCGCCGCCGATCAAGAGCGTCTGGCCCGTCAAATACGCGCTGTCGGGCGAGGCGAGAAACACGGCAGCGCGCGCGACGTCGGCCGGCGTGCCCCAGCGCGCGAGCGGAATCGTCCGCGCGATCTTGCGTCGCCTAACGGCGTCGAGCCCGCCGCCGAACTCCGTGTCGATCCATCCCGGAGCGAGGACGTTGACCCGGATGTGCGGCGCCACCGTGCGGGCGAGCGACTTGCTGAATGCCATCACGCCGCCTTTGACCGCCGAGAACATCTCCGGATTGCGTCCCGACATGCCGGTGAGGACGTGGTCCCAGCTCATGTTCAGAATAACGCCGCCGGACGATTGTTCGCGCATCACCCGCGTGGCTTCCCAGGACGCGAGGATGGTGCCCCGAAGGTCGACTGACAGAAGCAGGTCGAGCTTCTTCGCGTCGGGAAGATTGGCGGTGCGACCGGTAAGGATGTCGGCGCCGGCGTTGTTGACCCACACGTCGAGGCGGCCGAGGGCCCGCTGCGCGTCCGCGGCCAGATCGGTAATCGACGCGGCGTCGGCCAGGTCGAGCTTGAACACATGCGCCTGACGTCCCAGGCGCCCGATTTCGGCCGCCGTGGATCTGGCTTCGCGTTCTTCGCTGCGATAGGTGATCGCGACATCTGCACCGGCCTGGGCGACGGCAAGCGCGATGGCGCGGCCGATCCCTGTCGAGGCGCCGGTCACGACCACGCTGGTACCTGCCAGCGCCTGGCCGGCGCTGCCGGATCGCGTGGCGCCAGCGTGTCGATCGGTCAACCGGTTGCCTCCGTACCGCGGGTTCCGTAGAGTAGCCGGGAGCGCAAACATGACCGGCGCGGCGACGCGTCACAAGGGGACTCGAGGGCGAGGGCAAGGGAGAACATCGATGCGGCTTCTCATCAGTGTGTCGAGCGGGGCCGAGGCGGAGGCGGCGCTCGAGGGCGGGGCGGACATCATCGACGCGAAGGATCCTGCCGCGGGTCCGCTCGGCGCCGTGAGTGGGCGCGCATTGGGCGAAATCGTGAGGGCCGTGGATGGCCGGCTGCCAGTGAGCGCGGCGCTTGGCGACGCGAGCGACGAGGTGGCGGTCGCGTTGGCCGCACGACGGGTGGCCACTCACCGCCTGGCGTACTTGAAGATCGGCTTTGCGGGTATTTCAGATCAGGAGCGGGTGGAGTCGCTGGTCGCGGCTGCAGTGCATGGCGCGTGTTTGGTCAGCGCGAGCATCGGGGTCATTGCGGTGGGATACGCGGACTATTTGCATCCGGATGTTGCTAGTCTGTCGCCATGGTGGCTCGTTGAAGCTGCAGAACGTGCCGGCGCGTTAGGCGTTCTCCTCGACACCGCCGTGAAGCATACGGACCGCGCGGCTCGCGGGGTGTTCGGAGCGATGTCGGAGACGCAACTGGCGGCATGGGTGCGCCACGCTCACGGTGCCGAGTTGACGGTGGCAGTGGCAGGTGGTCTCGCCGGGTCGCAGCTCTCGGAATTGCGCGCCCTCGGCGTGGATGTCGCGGGCGTCCGCGGCGCTGCGTGCGAGGATGGCGACCGGCTTGGACGGGTGTCACGCGCTCGAGTCGCCGCGCTGGCCCGGTGCGCCGGCCGGCGGAGCTGGGCGCAGGGGCCGGCGCCGGCTTCGCGACTGCGGCGCGGCGGCGAGGAGCGGCTCGAGCCGTCTACGTCGCCCGCAGCGCTTCAGTGAGTCCGGCGGCATCGGCGATGACGACTTCCAATCCGTTAGGCAGGGCCCGCTCGAAGTAGGCATCGACGAGCGCGGACTGCTCGTCGACCACCGGTTTGACGAGCACGAGGCGCCGTGCGCCTAACTCGCCCGCGACCCACGCGGCGATCGAGTCGCTCGTGACGTCCCAGCTGTGCGGCAGCGGATCGCGGGCGCGCAGCCAGCGGTAGGGCGCGAGCACTGGGAGCCGGCCATGCACGAGCGCGCCGGTGATTTCGGCCGGGTGTTCGACGAGCCGGGCGCGCGTCGTGCGCGAGGCGATGAGCAAGGCATGCTGGTCCATGGCGAGGACCGCCATCCAGTGGGAGGCATCGGCGCCGATGCGCAGCTTCGTGTCGACGTTCCGGACGACATCGGCGAATGGTCCGCCGCCTGGGACGACGGCCAAACCGTCGGCGTGGGCGATGGCGCTCTCGAGCGCGCGCACGACTGCATCGAGTGGTCCTGGCGTCGCGAGCAGGGCACCGCCCACCTTTACGACGGTATCCACTCGCGAGGTCATGCCTGGATGCGTGCGCGGAGGACGGCGACGGCGGCGGCGGGCGCCGCGCGCGAGGCGGCGCTGCCTAACGTTTCGGCGAGGCTCACGCAGGAGACCATGAGCCGTCGCGCCGCGCGCTCGGCGATGAAGGCGCCGAGTCCTGCGGCGACCACGGGAGCCTCCGGTGCGGTGTCCGCGCGGACGCGCGCGAGCGCGGCCGACGTGCGCGCGATCTGGGCGTCGGCGACGTGAGCCGCAATGTGGTCGACGGCGCGATCGTCGAGGCTCTCGCGGTCGGCGCACACGATGCGGGCGAGTCGTTCTCGCACGAACTCGCGCGCGACGGGCCGGCCGTCGGACGTGCCGGTATCGTAGTCGGCGGGCAGGAGGTCACCGTTCCACACATGCACATCGCCGGACAGGGCGAACGCTTCGGCAGACACGCCGGCCGCCGAGCCGCCGAGCGGCACTTCGTGGACGATGGCTTCAACGGGCGTCCGCAGGACGCCAAGATAGAGCAGCTCTCCGTTAGACAGGCGCTCGGCGTCGGTGCGGCCGGCCGCGACGACCGCGCCGGCGGCGATGGGAATGATGTCGGTGGTCGTGGACCCGATATCGACGAGCGTTGCGTCAGGCCACGTGAGCGCGATGACGGATGCCGTGGCGCGCCAGTTTGCGGCGGCGGCCCGAAGCGGGGTGTGGCGCGCTTCGTCCGGGCTCACAAAGCATCCGTCCACCGTGTAAACCGAGATTTCGTCGTTGCGGAACGCCGCGGAGAAGGCGTCGAGAACGAAGGTCACGCCCTCGCGCTTGGTGCGGAAGAGCTGCGAGAGCTCGGCCGTCATGGTGAGCGCGTGGGGGCAGCCGGGCGGCAGCGCCGCCGCGCGCGCCGCGGCGTGGAGCGCGTCGACGAGCTCCGCTGGTGTCCGTTGGATCTCGAACGGGCGCGTGCGCGCATGCACGACGCGTCCGTCCTCGACGACGGCGATTTTGAGGTTGACGCCGCCGATGTCCCACCCGGCCACGACCGTCGGCGTCACAAGGCTCTTCCGTTAGGCGGTGGATGCAGCTGATTCCGGTGCTCGATCTGCAAGGCGGGCGCGCGGTGCACGCTCGGGGCGGCGACCGGTCGCGTTACGCGCCTCTCATCTCGCGCGCCGCGCCCGATGCGGCGCCCGGCGACGCCGTCGCGATCACGGCGGCTTTCGCCGCGTTGGGCGCGCGACGCATCTACGTCGCGGATCTGGATGCGATCGAAGGACGCGCGCCGCAGGAATCGCTGGTGCACGAGTGCGCACGCGCGGGCCTCGACCACGGCGGCGCGCAGATCTGGCTCGACGCCGGTATCGCGCGGAGTGCAGACGCGGCGCGCTGGGGATCGGTCCCGGGCGTGGAGCGGATCATCGTGGGACTGGAGAGCATCGCGGGCATGGACGTCGTCGCCGATGTCGTGCGGTTGGTTCGACCACTGCGCGTCGCGTTCAGCCTGGATCTTCGGAATGGCGCGCCTCAGGCGCGGTCGACGACGCTGGCTCGCGAAGCGCCGCTCGCGCTGCAGCAGGCGGCGGTGCGTGCCGGAGTGAGCGCGGTGCTGCTGCTCGATCTCGCCCGCGTGGGCAGCGGCGCCGGTGTCGACGAAGCGCTGGCGGGGCGCATGGTCGCGAGGGCTGGGCCCGCGGAGTTGATCGTGGGGGGCGGCGTTGGGGATCTCGACGCCGTGCGCCGACTGGCGGTGTTGGGCGTACACGGTGTCCTCATCGGAAGCGCGCTGCACGACGGCCGGATCGATCCGCGTTTGCTCGCCGCCTTCGCCGCGTCCCCGGCGCCGGCCTAACGGGCCGGCGCACCGAGCGCTCGTGTCAGGGCGTGTGATCTGACCCCGTCGAGTCGGCCTTCGGCTGCGAGGGGCGGCCGGCCGGCATGTTGGGCATGTCGCTCATCGGCATGTCGCGCATCTTGGCGTCCCCCGACGCGCGCGCGTCATGTCCGGCGGCGCCTTTGTGTTGTTGCGATGCGGTTCCGGCCGGGTGCTCGTTCATGTCGGTCATGATCGGCAGCGTGGCGATATCGCGTTTCACCAGCGGGTCGTTGAGATCGAGCTTGGGCCAGGTTGCGCCATCGTCGGGGACGAAGGCCCCGTTGATGTGTCCCATGCCTCCGTCCTTGAACGTTTCGCTGGTCGGGTTGTCGTACTCGGCGACGACCCGGTATGGATGGTGCGCCTTGAGGGCGAGCGCGTCGCTGTTGAAGCCGAAGATGAAGCGGCCGACGCCCTGCACGTGGCCGTCGTGGTCGCGGCGCGCCTTGAGGCGGGCGAGCACCTTTCCGTTAGTCGCGTCCTGGAGCTCGAGGGTGCTGCCGTAGTCGTGCAGATGTCCGCCGATGCCGACGAGCTTTCCGCCGATCGGGAGCTCGAATTCATAGCTGTGGGTCGATTTTCCCGGTGGCACATCGAATGTGGTAACGCCGCCGATGTGGTTATTCACATCGACGTAGAACGGCATCACGGACAGCACGTCGTGTCCCGCGGCCGGCGTGTAGAGCAGCGTGACCTCGAGGTAGGCCGCATCGATGTCCTTGCCGGTTTCGTTGTGGAACATGGCGTACATACCGAGCTTTTCGCCTAACCGCATCGGGACGCCCATGGAGGCGGGGAGCTCGACGGGGTCGGTTTCGGCGCCCCAGCCGAAGAGGCGCTCGACGGCCGGGTAGACCAGCTGGCGGCGGTCGAAGTTGACGCCGATGAGATGGTGCAGGATCTCTCGGGGCAGCGCCTTACCGGCGGCATCGCGCATCCGGACGCTGAAGCCGCGCAGGTATCCATCGACGGGCCAGGTGAACGGCATCACATCGTTCGGCGTCATGTTCGACATGTCCATCTGCGCATTCATCGCCGGCAGACGGAACGGTCCCGCGGTGACGATGATACGGGAGTGCGCCGAGTCGACGCGGACTTCGATCTTGGGCGGCGTGACCGGAAGCACGGCCGCGGGATGCGGGGCCGGGCCGGCGAGCAGCGTCGTGACAGCAAGCAGTAAAGTCACCATGATGTCTATCCTTGACCGTTAGGCATTGAGCAAGCTCAGCCGAGCGTTCCGCGATACGTGGCGGATTGGCCGAAACTTTCTTCCACTTCCATCTCGATGGCCGTGAGATGCGCCACGGTGCCTGCGCCTAACTCGGTAAGGAACCGGGTGGCCAGGTGGCGCGCGAGCATCTCGACGGTGGTATTCGGGATGGGCAGCAGCGCGCAGTCCCGCGCCGGGAACACGTAGCGCAGCGCGCCCTCGTAATCGACGGACACCGTTTGGTCCCTGGTGACGATGCCCAGCTTCGGGTTCTCGAGCGGCAGCAGCACTTTATGGTCGATCTCGTCGCAGAGTTGGCGCATGAGCCGTTTGACCAACGAAAAATCGAGCACGTACCAACCGTCTTCATCGATCGCACCGTCGAGCGCCACGCCGACGCGATAATTGTGGCCGTGCAGCGACTCACAGCGGTGGCCGGCGAACGTGATGAAGTGCGCCGACGAGAAAACGGTGTAGTCCTTCTTGACCCGTATCCTAAACTCGCCGTGGGTTCGCATCTGTTCCATCCGGAGCGCTAGCTCCAGCCTCCCTCGAGAAGAACGGCGAAAATTG encodes the following:
- a CDS encoding 4a-hydroxytetrahydrobiopterin dehydratase; the protein is MVAKDTTYTDDQIAEKLRDLPGWYYEDGWIRRQYKTDGWPTTLMLVNAIGYVAEAAYHHPDLSVTWAKVWVKLKTHSAGGITDKDFALAKRIEECSLWRPSGSPLEGTPNKFVRGGDPK
- a CDS encoding 6-pyruvoyl tetrahydropterin synthase family protein; protein product: MRTHGEFRIRVKKDYTVFSSAHFITFAGHRCESLHGHNYRVGVALDGAIDEDGWYVLDFSLVKRLMRQLCDEIDHKVLLPLENPKLGIVTRDQTVSVDYEGALRYVFPARDCALLPIPNTTVEMLARHLATRFLTELGAGTVAHLTAIEMEVEESFGQSATYRGTLG
- a CDS encoding SDR family oxidoreductase → MTDRHAGATRSGSAGQALAGTSVVVTGASTGIGRAIALAVAQAGADVAITYRSEEREARSTAAEIGRLGRQAHVFKLDLADAASITDLAADAQRALGRLDVWVNNAGADILTGRTANLPDAKKLDLLLSVDLRGTILASWEATRVMREQSSGGVILNMSWDHVLTGMSGRNPEMFSAVKGGVMAFSKSLARTVAPHIRVNVLAPGWIDTEFGGGLDAVRRRKIARTIPLARWGTPADVARAAVFLASPDSAYLTGQTLLIGGGAVM
- a CDS encoding (5-formylfuran-3-yl)methyl phosphate synthase, whose product is MRLLISVSSGAEAEAALEGGADIIDAKDPAAGPLGAVSGRALGEIVRAVDGRLPVSAALGDASDEVAVALAARRVATHRLAYLKIGFAGISDQERVESLVAAAVHGACLVSASIGVIAVGYADYLHPDVASLSPWWLVEAAERAGALGVLLDTAVKHTDRAARGVFGAMSETQLAAWVRHAHGAELTVAVAGGLAGSQLSELRALGVDVAGVRGAACEDGDRLGRVSRARVAALARCAGRRSWAQGPAPASRLRRGGEERLEPSTSPAALQ
- a CDS encoding HisA/HisF-related TIM barrel protein encodes the protein MQLIPVLDLQGGRAVHARGGDRSRYAPLISRAAPDAAPGDAVAITAAFAALGARRIYVADLDAIEGRAPQESLVHECARAGLDHGGAQIWLDAGIARSADAARWGSVPGVERIIVGLESIAGMDVVADVVRLVRPLRVAFSLDLRNGAPQARSTTLAREAPLALQQAAVRAGVSAVLLLDLARVGSGAGVDEALAGRMVARAGPAELIVGGGVGDLDAVRRLAVLGVHGVLIGSALHDGRIDPRLLAAFAASPAPA
- a CDS encoding hydantoinase/oxoprolinase family protein; amino-acid sequence: MTPTVVAGWDIGGVNLKIAVVEDGRVVHARTRPFEIQRTPAELVDALHAAARAAALPPGCPHALTMTAELSQLFRTKREGVTFVLDAFSAAFRNDEISVYTVDGCFVSPDEARHTPLRAAAANWRATASVIALTWPDATLVDIGSTTTDIIPIAAGAVVAAGRTDAERLSNGELLYLGVLRTPVEAIVHEVPLGGSAAGVSAEAFALSGDVHVWNGDLLPADYDTGTSDGRPVAREFVRERLARIVCADRESLDDRAVDHIAAHVADAQIARTSAALARVRADTAPEAPVVAAGLGAFIAERAARRLMVSCVSLAETLGSAASRAAPAAAVAVLRARIQA